The Thalassotalea nanhaiensis genome has a window encoding:
- a CDS encoding TetR/AcrR family transcriptional regulator has product MKKPKTRSKSEEKRQLILAAATNSFCDKGFSLTSMDSIANSAGVSKQTVYSHFGNKDELFAASILNKCEKFRTSALPESSLCDPKLALKTFAMGFIQLLLSEEGMAIHRVCIAESQTNPQVSQLFYAAGPEPVVAEISRLLESYASKGLIIVENYHFAALQFLSLMKGEAVMRREYNTEKQIGIEEISNYIDNSVDLFLRGCQYKAMV; this is encoded by the coding sequence GTGAAAAAGCCCAAAACACGCAGTAAAAGTGAAGAGAAACGCCAACTAATTTTAGCTGCGGCAACAAACAGTTTTTGTGATAAAGGGTTTTCATTAACCAGTATGGACAGCATTGCAAATTCTGCCGGGGTATCAAAACAAACGGTCTATAGCCATTTTGGTAATAAAGATGAATTGTTTGCAGCTTCTATATTAAATAAATGTGAAAAGTTTCGTACATCGGCTTTACCTGAGTCAAGTCTTTGCGATCCTAAACTAGCATTAAAAACCTTTGCTATGGGCTTTATACAATTATTACTTTCAGAAGAAGGCATGGCCATACATAGAGTGTGTATCGCTGAATCTCAAACTAATCCACAAGTGTCGCAATTATTTTATGCTGCAGGACCTGAACCTGTTGTCGCTGAAATCTCAAGGTTACTAGAATCATATGCGAGCAAAGGACTGATCATTGTTGAAAATTATCATTTTGCCGCTTTACAGTTTTTATCGCTAATGAAAGGGGAGGCGGTTATGCGCCGTGAGTATAATACTGAAAAACAAATCGGTATTGAGGAAATCTCTAATTATATAGATAACAGCGTAGATTTATTTTTACGGGGCTGCCAATACAAAGCTATGGTTTAA
- a CDS encoding IS110 family RNA-guided transposase: MTTKQKPILHIGIDWATKKHDVCIQLPDGSRSFVVVDSSPESVDEWILKLHKQYKGNIHAAVELCRGPIVYALQKYDFITIFPINPAMLAKYRSAFSPSGAKDDPTDAEIALGLMINYPKLITPLKLESEDMRKLAFLVEQRRRFVEDRRRFANRLNNTLKQYYPQPLSWFSHRDTKLFADFILRWPSLQKLRRAHESTVRQFFLEHGGNAVTLLEKRIASIKESTQLTDDKAVIDTHELLSSTLVKQLHTVIKSIKEYDVEIALIFKEMPDADLFKSLPGTGICLAPRLLVAMGENRSRFDTASEIQMYAGIAPVTERSGKKCWVHWRWQCSKFLRQSFIEWADRSIYQSFWAKLYYDQQRAKGGSHQAAVRSLAFKWVRILFRCWKSKTPYSESRYLQALKDRNSPLIANI; the protein is encoded by the coding sequence ATGACTACGAAACAAAAACCAATATTACACATTGGTATTGATTGGGCAACCAAGAAACACGATGTGTGTATTCAGCTACCCGATGGAAGTCGTTCATTCGTTGTTGTTGATAGTTCACCAGAATCTGTCGATGAATGGATTTTAAAGCTACATAAGCAATACAAAGGTAATATTCATGCGGCCGTAGAGCTATGTCGAGGACCGATTGTTTATGCATTACAGAAGTATGATTTCATCACCATATTTCCAATCAATCCTGCCATGCTTGCCAAGTACCGTTCAGCATTTTCGCCAAGTGGTGCTAAAGATGATCCCACGGATGCTGAAATTGCATTGGGTTTAATGATCAATTATCCAAAACTGATCACGCCGTTGAAATTGGAAAGTGAGGATATGCGTAAACTCGCATTCTTAGTCGAACAACGTCGTCGGTTTGTTGAAGATAGGCGGCGGTTTGCTAATCGATTAAATAACACGTTAAAACAGTATTACCCTCAACCACTTAGCTGGTTCAGTCATCGTGATACAAAATTATTTGCTGACTTCATATTACGATGGCCAAGTCTTCAAAAATTACGTCGAGCTCACGAATCAACTGTCCGACAGTTCTTCTTGGAGCACGGTGGTAACGCAGTAACATTGCTAGAAAAACGCATAGCCTCAATCAAAGAGTCAACTCAACTGACAGACGATAAAGCCGTCATTGATACTCATGAACTGCTTAGTTCGACGCTAGTTAAACAGCTTCATACCGTCATTAAATCTATTAAAGAATATGATGTTGAGATAGCACTTATTTTCAAAGAGATGCCCGATGCTGATTTGTTTAAATCGTTACCAGGAACAGGCATATGTTTAGCGCCCAGATTACTGGTCGCTATGGGAGAAAATCGATCTCGTTTTGACACAGCATCAGAGATTCAAATGTACGCAGGTATAGCCCCTGTAACAGAACGAAGTGGCAAAAAATGTTGGGTTCACTGGCGTTGGCAATGTTCAAAATTTCTCAGACAATCATTCATTGAATGGGCGGATAGATCTATATATCAGTCATTCTGGGCGAAACTGTATTACGACCAACAAAGAGCCAAAGGAGGCTCTCATCAAGCCGCTGTTCGGAGTTTAGCTTTCAAATGGGTACGTATATTATTTCGCTGTTGGAAGTCGAAAACGCCTTACTCAGAGAGTAGATATTTGCAGGCTTTGAAAGATAGAAACTCACCATTGATTGCGAATATTTAG
- a CDS encoding efflux RND transporter permease subunit, translating into MIELFVKNGRLMTLMILIIIVSGLASLHILPRSEDPDMVNRAASVITKFPGASAERVEALVTEKIEQKLRKLSEIEYLASTSRPEISVIQVKLKGEVKDSEPVFSRIRDILSDVAPHLPKEALPSSLEDERSFAYTQLVSLNWAVDEAPDMLILGRYATELKSQLRLVDNTDIVEIHGQNPEEILVELNQDFIAMAGISLAQVSQAISNADVKIPAGKLVNNYNQMQIEISGALDSLDRIRSIPIISDQNSPLLVGDVAVVKRQIQKPANDLAIVNGKPALVVGTRMVKGVRVDLWSTQVAKKVAEFESMLPQSIKLEVLFDQNSYTTTRLADLVENIVIGFAIIAVVLFISLGFRSALIVVASLPLTVLFTLSVMNYYGLPIHQMSVTGLVVALGIMVDNAIVMTDTIQQKKQQGINGLKAVLDSVRHLWLPLLGSTLTTILAFMPIVLMPGDAGEFVGGIALSVIFALIGSYIISHTIVAGLAGRFIKVNNKSGWLQNGLALPSLENLFKKTLNFTLAKPRLTISLVFILPIMGFVMAKHLDEQFFPASDRDMFQIELFLPSQASIEATKRITEQVSTELEKHHEIEKLHWFIGKSAPSFYYNLISSKDGMQNYAQAMITATDFKAANRLIPELQVILDEAFPQAQVLVRKLEQGPPFNAPIEIRIFGPNLDTLQELGSQLRLIFSQTDDIMHSRATLLPGTPKVWLQADEDTLNGLNLSLVDIAKQLEAGLDGVVQGSIIEATESINVRVKISDSEREDINVLNNFPIVNSRDGTYFPLSAISQAKINPSRGAIPHRDGMRVNVIEGYVRSGVLPSVALAEIQQKITEQNFVMPSGYSLEIGGESDARDSAVGKLLSSVGIILILLITVVVLSFNSFRVSSIIFISAFMSTGLGLFSVYVFNHPFGFTVIIGLLGLMGLAINSAIVILAELKADPAAISGDENAIINGVLSCTRHISSTTITTVGGFLPLILAGGGFWPPFAIAIAGGTVLTTLLSFYFVPAAFYLMSNKKPFEQTSPAIS; encoded by the coding sequence ATGATTGAATTATTTGTAAAAAATGGCCGCTTAATGACTTTAATGATTTTGATCATTATTGTTTCGGGTTTGGCTTCGTTGCATATATTACCTCGCTCTGAAGATCCTGACATGGTTAACCGTGCCGCCAGTGTAATCACCAAATTTCCTGGTGCCAGTGCTGAACGAGTTGAAGCATTAGTCACCGAGAAAATAGAACAGAAATTGCGTAAGCTCTCTGAAATTGAGTACCTTGCGTCTACCTCTCGACCTGAAATATCAGTGATTCAAGTCAAGCTTAAGGGTGAAGTAAAAGACTCTGAGCCGGTGTTTTCTCGTATCAGAGATATATTAAGTGATGTAGCCCCACACTTGCCAAAAGAGGCTTTACCATCATCATTAGAAGATGAGCGCAGTTTTGCTTATACCCAATTAGTATCATTAAATTGGGCGGTCGATGAAGCACCTGACATGTTAATTCTTGGGCGTTATGCCACAGAGTTGAAATCACAACTAAGGCTAGTAGACAATACAGACATTGTAGAAATTCATGGTCAAAATCCAGAAGAAATTTTAGTCGAATTAAACCAAGACTTTATTGCTATGGCTGGTATTTCACTTGCCCAGGTCAGCCAAGCAATATCTAATGCCGATGTAAAAATTCCTGCCGGTAAATTAGTTAATAATTATAACCAAATGCAAATCGAGATCAGTGGTGCGCTGGATTCGTTAGACCGCATACGCAGTATTCCAATCATTTCAGATCAAAACAGCCCATTATTAGTGGGTGATGTAGCAGTTGTTAAGCGCCAAATTCAAAAACCTGCCAATGACCTTGCAATAGTAAATGGCAAGCCAGCCCTTGTGGTTGGAACACGTATGGTTAAAGGTGTTCGTGTTGATTTATGGTCAACTCAAGTGGCTAAAAAAGTTGCAGAATTTGAAAGTATGCTGCCGCAAAGTATTAAGTTAGAAGTGTTATTTGATCAGAACAGCTATACCACCACCCGATTAGCTGATTTAGTCGAGAATATTGTCATTGGTTTTGCCATTATCGCTGTCGTATTATTTATTTCTCTAGGGTTTCGCTCTGCACTCATTGTTGTTGCGTCATTGCCCCTGACAGTATTATTTACGTTATCGGTTATGAATTACTACGGTCTGCCAATTCATCAAATGTCAGTAACAGGTTTAGTAGTCGCTCTTGGCATCATGGTAGATAACGCCATAGTAATGACCGATACCATTCAACAAAAGAAACAGCAGGGAATTAATGGATTAAAAGCCGTTTTAGATTCTGTTCGTCACCTTTGGCTACCTCTTCTTGGCTCCACATTAACCACTATATTAGCGTTTATGCCGATAGTATTAATGCCCGGAGATGCTGGTGAATTTGTTGGTGGTATTGCGTTAAGTGTCATTTTCGCTTTAATAGGCTCTTATATAATATCGCATACCATTGTTGCTGGTCTTGCTGGCAGATTTATAAAGGTGAACAACAAGTCTGGATGGTTGCAAAATGGCTTAGCGTTACCGTCTTTAGAAAACTTATTTAAAAAGACGCTGAATTTTACGTTGGCGAAACCAAGACTTACTATTTCTTTAGTGTTTATCTTGCCAATAATGGGCTTTGTAATGGCGAAACACCTTGATGAGCAGTTTTTTCCTGCTTCAGACAGAGATATGTTTCAAATTGAACTGTTTTTGCCTTCTCAAGCGAGTATTGAAGCAACTAAACGAATTACCGAGCAAGTGTCAACTGAGCTTGAGAAACATCATGAAATAGAGAAGTTGCATTGGTTTATTGGTAAGAGTGCGCCATCATTTTATTATAATTTGATCAGCTCAAAAGATGGTATGCAAAACTATGCGCAAGCAATGATTACCGCTACCGACTTTAAAGCAGCAAACAGGTTGATCCCTGAGCTGCAGGTAATACTTGATGAAGCGTTTCCTCAGGCGCAAGTATTAGTTCGAAAACTTGAGCAAGGCCCTCCGTTTAACGCGCCAATTGAAATACGAATTTTTGGACCAAACCTAGATACTCTGCAAGAGTTAGGTTCGCAGCTTCGCCTGATATTTTCACAAACTGACGATATTATGCATTCACGCGCAACACTACTTCCTGGTACACCAAAGGTGTGGTTACAGGCTGATGAAGATACATTAAATGGCTTAAATTTAAGCCTTGTAGATATCGCCAAACAACTTGAAGCAGGCTTAGACGGCGTTGTGCAAGGCAGTATCATTGAAGCTACAGAATCGATTAATGTTCGCGTAAAAATAAGTGATAGTGAACGAGAAGACATTAATGTCTTAAATAACTTTCCCATTGTAAACTCTAGAGACGGCACTTACTTTCCACTTTCGGCTATTAGCCAAGCGAAAATAAACCCATCTAGAGGAGCGATTCCACACCGAGACGGTATGCGAGTAAATGTAATTGAGGGGTATGTACGGTCTGGGGTGTTACCGTCTGTAGCTTTGGCTGAAATTCAGCAAAAAATTACTGAACAAAACTTTGTTATGCCCAGCGGCTATAGTTTAGAAATTGGCGGTGAATCAGACGCTAGAGACAGCGCTGTAGGTAAACTGTTAAGTAGCGTTGGAATTATATTAATTTTGCTTATCACAGTTGTTGTGCTGTCGTTTAACTCATTTAGAGTATCAAGTATTATCTTTATTTCAGCATTTATGTCGACCGGCCTTGGCTTATTTAGCGTGTATGTATTTAACCATCCCTTTGGTTTTACGGTGATAATCGGTTTATTAGGCTTGATGGGCTTGGCTATTAACTCTGCCATTGTAATTCTAGCCGAACTAAAAGCAGATCCAGCGGCAATAAGTGGAGATGAAAACGCCATTATTAACGGAGTTTTGAGTTGTACAAGACACATTAGCTCTACAACTATCACCACCGTAGGAGGATTTTTACCGTTAATTCTTGCCGGAGGTGGGTTCTGGCCACCATTTGCCATAGCTATCGCTGGCGGTACTGTATTAACTACCCTATTGTCTTTTTATTTTGTGCCCGCGGCTTTTTACTTAATGAGCAACAAAAAACCATTTGAACAAACGAGCCCAGCAATAAGTTAA
- a CDS encoding efflux RND transporter periplasmic adaptor subunit produces MFNSIPTLTSQFLKGAIAATLLLSLLACGESVPQVATQTPYYHKAASEPLKLEQSYKVLRRFSGTLVSKQSANLNFEVSGRVANIFVDEGDTVTKGQLLASLDTELLGIEQQQLVAQESQLKAELELAQANLNRVNELIDNGYASQQNQDELQAQKKVLEANKKQLQASQAINRYQINHTEIYAPFTGTINKRNINVGEVINPQVVVFTLQEQGNNELKVGVPQNLIADIKAQNNFSLSINQTRLQVTSLAVNSEINQYSRTVQLRFSLPNDLSVFNNQMGYFEFEQHYQQQGFWVPTTALTDGIRGTWNVYTLEKITDDSSNESLFKLISNSVEIIHSEQDKAFIRGSLTDGQRLLTSGLHRLVPGQLVRI; encoded by the coding sequence ATGTTTAATTCAATTCCTACTCTCACTTCACAATTTTTAAAAGGTGCTATCGCAGCAACACTTTTACTTAGTCTATTGGCTTGTGGTGAAAGTGTGCCACAAGTTGCAACTCAGACACCTTATTATCATAAAGCAGCAAGCGAACCATTAAAACTTGAACAGAGTTACAAAGTGTTAAGACGATTTTCTGGCACCCTTGTGAGTAAGCAAAGTGCTAATTTAAACTTTGAAGTGTCAGGGCGAGTCGCTAATATTTTCGTTGATGAAGGTGATACGGTAACTAAAGGCCAGCTATTAGCAAGTTTAGATACCGAATTATTAGGGATAGAGCAACAACAATTAGTTGCACAAGAAAGTCAGTTAAAAGCCGAGCTAGAGCTTGCCCAAGCAAACCTAAACCGCGTTAATGAATTAATTGATAATGGTTATGCCTCACAACAAAACCAAGATGAGTTGCAAGCTCAGAAAAAAGTATTAGAAGCAAACAAAAAACAGTTACAAGCAAGCCAGGCAATTAACCGTTACCAAATCAATCACACTGAAATATATGCACCATTTACCGGCACTATCAACAAACGTAATATCAATGTTGGCGAAGTTATAAACCCACAAGTGGTTGTTTTTACACTACAAGAGCAAGGTAATAACGAACTGAAAGTTGGTGTGCCGCAGAATTTGATTGCAGATATTAAAGCACAAAATAACTTTTCATTATCGATTAATCAAACACGGCTTCAAGTAACATCTTTAGCCGTAAATTCAGAAATTAACCAATATAGCCGCACTGTGCAATTGCGATTTTCCTTACCCAATGACTTATCTGTATTCAATAATCAAATGGGATACTTTGAATTTGAACAACACTATCAACAGCAGGGTTTTTGGGTTCCTACCACGGCATTAACCGACGGTATTCGTGGTACTTGGAATGTTTATACTCTTGAGAAAATTACCGATGACAGCTCGAATGAGTCTTTATTTAAACTGATCAGTAATAGTGTTGAGATCATTCACAGTGAACAAGACAAAGCGTTTATTCGCGGCAGTTTAACAGATGGACAACGGTTACTAACGTCAGGGTTACATCGTTTGGTACCTGGTCAGTTAGTTAGAATTTAA
- the miaB gene encoding tRNA (N6-isopentenyl adenosine(37)-C2)-methylthiotransferase MiaB gives MSKKLYIKTWGCQMNEYDSQKMADLLDSTHGFVEVHEPEEADVLLLNTCSIREKAQEKVFHQLGRWKNFKNDKPDLVIGVGGCVASQEGDAIRQRAPFVDIVFGPQTLHRLPEMINQVNGDHTSVVDVSFPEIEKFDRLPEPKAEGPTAFVSIMEGCSKYCTFCVVPYTRGEEVSRPLDDVLYEIAQLAEQGVREVNLLGQNVNAYRGDMHDGSICRFSELLTLVATIDGIDRIRYTTSHPVEFTDDLIEVYKEIPELVSHLHLPVQSGSDRILNMMKRGHTAIEYKSKVRALKKARPDICMSSDFIIGYPGETDADFEATMNLIQAVDFDLSFSFIYSARPGTPAADAIDDVSEDTKKQRLYILQERINNQALSIARKMLGTEQRILVEGPSKKNPMELRGRTENNRIVNFEAPHTVIGKFVDIEVTDVYSNSLRGKLIRTEEEMGLRIAHSPADILANQHHQKATEQTDDLGVATFTP, from the coding sequence ATGAGTAAAAAGCTTTATATTAAAACTTGGGGCTGTCAAATGAACGAGTATGACTCGCAGAAAATGGCAGATTTATTAGATTCTACGCACGGCTTCGTTGAAGTCCATGAGCCGGAAGAAGCAGACGTGCTGTTATTAAACACCTGCTCTATTCGTGAGAAAGCCCAAGAGAAAGTTTTTCATCAATTAGGTCGTTGGAAAAATTTCAAAAACGACAAACCTGATCTAGTGATTGGTGTTGGTGGTTGTGTTGCCTCGCAAGAGGGTGATGCTATTCGTCAACGCGCTCCGTTTGTAGATATTGTATTTGGTCCGCAAACATTACACCGTTTGCCAGAGATGATTAATCAAGTAAATGGCGATCACACATCTGTCGTAGATGTTAGTTTCCCTGAAATTGAAAAGTTTGATCGTTTACCAGAGCCAAAAGCTGAAGGCCCTACAGCATTTGTATCTATCATGGAAGGTTGTTCAAAGTACTGTACTTTCTGTGTTGTACCTTACACGCGTGGCGAAGAAGTAAGTCGTCCACTAGATGATGTTCTTTATGAAATCGCCCAACTTGCCGAACAAGGCGTGCGTGAAGTTAACCTTTTAGGTCAAAACGTAAATGCATACCGTGGTGACATGCACGATGGTAGTATTTGCCGTTTCTCTGAATTATTAACATTGGTAGCTACTATTGATGGTATTGACCGAATTCGTTATACCACATCCCATCCTGTTGAATTTACCGATGATTTAATCGAAGTGTATAAAGAAATTCCTGAACTGGTAAGTCATTTACATTTACCAGTACAAAGTGGTTCAGACAGAATCTTAAACATGATGAAACGTGGCCACACAGCAATTGAATACAAATCAAAAGTTCGTGCTCTGAAAAAAGCTCGTCCAGATATTTGTATGTCTTCTGATTTCATCATTGGTTACCCAGGTGAAACAGATGCAGATTTCGAAGCAACAATGAACCTAATTCAAGCGGTAGATTTTGATTTAAGCTTTAGTTTTATTTACAGTGCTCGTCCAGGTACGCCTGCTGCAGATGCAATTGACGACGTTAGTGAAGACACGAAAAAGCAGCGCTTATACATCCTGCAAGAGCGTATCAATAACCAGGCATTATCTATTGCTCGTAAAATGCTTGGCACTGAACAACGTATTTTAGTTGAAGGTCCGTCGAAGAAGAACCCAATGGAACTTCGTGGTCGTACTGAAAACAACCGTATCGTAAATTTTGAAGCACCACATACCGTTATCGGTAAATTCGTTGATATCGAAGTGACCGATGTATACAGTAATTCGTTACGTGGTAAGTTAATTCGCACAGAGGAAGAAATGGGGCTACGTATCGCTCATTCTCCAGCAGATATTTTAGCGAATCAACATCATCAAAAAGCGACTGAACAGACTGATGACTTAGGTGTCGCTACGTTTACGCCTTAA
- a CDS encoding FAD-dependent oxidoreductase — MLKVDCLVIGGGMVGAATALSLADLGLKVALVEAHAPQEYSPEQDFDLRVSAISLASEQLLQQLNAWQQVQNWRSCVYQRLGVWEDDIAYAEFNAEEIQQPHLGHIIENRLIQLALWQQLEQKTNVTLLCPEQLDTFSQSSNKVIAQLTHSQVEANFIIGADGANSKVRQIAGIGITGWDYQQSAMLINVKTDQEQQNITWQKFVPGGPLAFLPMPNNNASLVWYQDKAEIKRLSALTNEQLQTEVLENFPKRLGNVEVIAKGAFPLTRRHANDYVKGRVVLLGDAAHTINPLAGQGVNLGFKDVAALQNVIAKAIGSGENYHDISVLKRYERSRRTDNLLMMTGMDAIYTTFANPSTPIKLLRNIGIFAAHRAPVLKKKALAYACGVS, encoded by the coding sequence GTGTTAAAAGTAGATTGTTTAGTAATTGGTGGCGGTATGGTTGGTGCAGCAACGGCATTGTCGTTAGCTGACTTAGGGCTGAAAGTAGCGTTAGTAGAAGCGCATGCACCGCAGGAGTATTCACCAGAGCAAGACTTTGATTTACGAGTATCTGCTATATCTTTGGCGTCAGAACAACTTTTACAACAGTTAAATGCATGGCAACAAGTGCAAAACTGGCGCAGCTGCGTATATCAACGTTTAGGCGTTTGGGAAGATGATATTGCTTATGCTGAATTTAACGCTGAAGAAATTCAGCAGCCTCATTTAGGGCACATAATCGAAAATAGACTCATTCAACTAGCGCTTTGGCAACAGCTTGAACAAAAAACTAATGTCACTTTGTTGTGTCCGGAGCAGCTTGATACATTCAGCCAAAGCAGTAACAAGGTCATTGCGCAATTAACTCATAGCCAGGTGGAAGCCAATTTTATTATTGGTGCTGATGGAGCAAATTCGAAGGTAAGGCAAATTGCAGGCATAGGTATTACTGGTTGGGACTATCAGCAAAGTGCAATGTTGATCAATGTTAAAACTGATCAGGAGCAGCAAAACATTACCTGGCAAAAATTTGTACCTGGTGGGCCTTTAGCCTTTTTACCAATGCCGAACAACAATGCGTCATTAGTGTGGTATCAAGATAAAGCAGAGATTAAACGTTTATCTGCGTTGACTAATGAACAGCTGCAAACTGAAGTGCTAGAGAACTTTCCTAAACGTTTAGGCAATGTTGAAGTCATCGCGAAGGGAGCGTTTCCATTAACCAGGCGTCATGCCAATGATTACGTGAAAGGACGCGTAGTATTATTAGGGGATGCAGCTCATACCATTAACCCTTTAGCCGGGCAGGGCGTAAATCTTGGTTTTAAAGATGTTGCAGCACTACAAAATGTTATTGCCAAAGCGATAGGCTCTGGTGAGAACTATCATGATATATCGGTATTAAAACGTTATGAGCGCAGTAGACGTACTGACAATTTATTAATGATGACAGGAATGGACGCCATTTATACAACGTTCGCAAACCCATCTACACCAATCAAGCTGCTACGGAATATAGGTATATTCGCTGCTCATAGAGCGCCTGTTTTGAAAAAGAAAGCTTTGGCTTATGCTTGTGGTGTTAGTTAA
- the ybeY gene encoding rRNA maturation RNase YbeY has protein sequence MTNNTSIAPIITVDMQVACDNEQLPTLEQLQLWADTALKPYNKNFELTIRLVESAESQQLNHQYRDKDKPTNVLSFPFEVPDGIELDLLGDLIVCADVVEFEAKDQNKELFAHWAHMIIHGCLHLLGYDHITQDEATEMETIEIGLMAQLGYSDPYIAS, from the coding sequence ATGACTAATAACACATCTATTGCTCCTATTATTACTGTAGATATGCAAGTTGCTTGTGATAATGAGCAGCTGCCTACACTTGAGCAACTGCAACTTTGGGCAGATACTGCATTAAAGCCGTACAACAAGAATTTTGAATTAACAATTCGCTTAGTTGAGAGCGCAGAGTCACAACAACTAAATCACCAATACCGCGATAAAGATAAGCCAACAAATGTATTATCTTTTCCCTTTGAAGTACCTGATGGTATTGAATTGGATTTATTAGGTGATTTAATTGTGTGTGCAGATGTCGTTGAATTTGAAGCAAAAGATCAAAATAAAGAACTTTTTGCTCATTGGGCTCATATGATCATTCACGGATGCTTGCATTTGTTAGGTTATGATCATATAACACAAGATGAAGCGACAGAAATGGAAACAATTGAAATAGGATTAATGGCCCAATTAGGCTATAGCGATCCTTACATTGCTTCTTAA
- a CDS encoding PhoH family protein, which produces MTTDNISHEVSLEPLDNNRIANLCGPLDDNLRRIERRLGVELSYRGNVFKVHGKNIICKAVIELLKSLYVETAPVKGKAGTISHENLHLALTELNVLEQPTDNAAEFDQMVTIKTKRGIIKPRNENQSLYVQNILTNDISFGVGVAGTGKTYLAVACAVDALERQEVRRILLTRPAVEAGEKLGFLPGDLSQKVDPYLRPLYDALFEMLGFEKVEKLIERNVIEVAPLAYMRGRTLNDAYVILDESQNTTVEQMKMFLTRIGFNSKAVITGDITQVDLPRGQRSGLRHAIEVLDDIKGVSFNYFQAKDVVRHPVVGRIIEAYEKHDSSNQAPAR; this is translated from the coding sequence TTGACTACAGACAATATTAGCCATGAAGTGAGCCTTGAGCCACTTGATAATAATCGCATAGCTAACTTATGTGGACCATTAGATGATAACTTACGTCGTATTGAACGCCGTTTAGGTGTAGAGCTTAGTTATCGAGGCAATGTATTTAAAGTACATGGTAAGAATATTATCTGTAAGGCGGTTATCGAGTTATTAAAATCCTTGTACGTTGAAACGGCTCCAGTTAAAGGTAAAGCGGGTACTATAAGTCACGAAAACTTGCATTTAGCCCTGACTGAATTAAATGTTCTGGAACAGCCAACAGATAACGCCGCTGAATTTGACCAGATGGTTACTATAAAAACCAAACGCGGCATTATAAAGCCTCGCAACGAAAATCAAAGTTTGTATGTACAAAACATTTTAACCAACGATATTAGTTTTGGTGTTGGTGTTGCGGGAACAGGTAAAACTTATTTAGCCGTAGCTTGTGCGGTAGACGCTCTTGAACGTCAAGAAGTTCGCCGCATTTTATTAACTCGTCCTGCTGTTGAAGCTGGCGAGAAATTAGGTTTCTTACCTGGCGATCTGTCACAAAAAGTTGATCCATACTTACGCCCACTTTATGACGCTTTATTTGAAATGTTAGGTTTTGAAAAAGTTGAAAAGTTAATCGAGCGAAATGTTATCGAAGTAGCGCCACTTGCCTATATGCGTGGTCGCACGTTAAATGATGCGTATGTGATCTTAGATGAAAGCCAAAATACTACCGTTGAACAAATGAAAATGTTTTTAACTCGTATAGGGTTTAACTCTAAAGCGGTGATCACCGGAGACATTACCCAGGTAGATTTACCGCGTGGTCAACGATCTGGTTTACGTCATGCCATAGAAGTATTAGATGACATTAAAGGTGTTAGTTTTAATTACTTTCAAGCGAAAGATGTGGTTCGCCACCCTGTCGTTGGTCGAATTATTGAAGCGTATGAAAAACATGACAGCTCTAACCAGGCTCCGGCTCGTTAA